The sequence ATGATTACGGATATATTGCAATAAACTACAGGGAGGATATGGTGCAAAATCCCCCAAAGAGTCTTGAAGACCTCACAAAACCGGAGTGGAAAGGAAAGCTCGTTATTGAAGATCCTAGGACGTCTTCTCCAGGAGCTGCATTTTTATTGTGGACAATAGCAGTATATGGAGATGATGGATATCTCTACTACTGGGAGAAGCTTAAGGAAAATGACGTCCACATAGTTAAAGGATGGACAGAAGCTTGGACAGCTTTTATGAACGGTGAATTCCCTCTGGTGCTTAGCTACGCTACATCACCAGCTGCAACAGTCTATTACGACAACATAACCTACGTTAAAGCTATAGCCTTCGAAGAGGGCAACTACATGCAGATAGAGGGAGCAGGAATAGTAAAAGGTGCAAAGAACAAAGAGCTGGCAAAGAAGTTCATAGAGTTCATGCTCACAGAAGACTTCCAAAGTGCTATTCCCACCAACCAGTGGATGTATCCCGTAAACCCAAACGTTGAACTGCCAGAAGTGTTTAAATATGCCCTTCAACCAGAAGAGATAAAACCTGTAACCCTCGACCCAGAATACGTAAAGGAGAACTTCGAACGCTGGATTAAGGAATGGACGGCTCTAATGGTAGAAGGAAAGAGCCCAGAAGAGATAATATCTTCAAGGGGATGAGCTAAGTATTGAAAAGCTTTTTACTTTTATTCCAACTTTTTTTGGTATCTTTTCAATTGAAAAGGGGATCTCATCCAAGAATCTTTCTGCGATTATAATCTTGCCCTCCACATCAATCTTGAGCCGTATTCTACCCGGGAGCAGTTCGTAGTCCACTATTTCTCCCATGTCTCCCTCTTCGATATAAACGCTCTCCGGCCTGAAGAATATCTTTACTCTCCCTTCCGTTTTAACTTCAAAGCAAAGGTTCCCAACATATGCTTTTCCCTCTTCTGCGTTAACCTCTAAAATGTTAGAAAGACCTAAAAACCTGGCTACAAACTCATTTTTTGGGTTGTAGTAGAGATCCAATGGATTCCCAATCTGCTCTATCTTTCCAACGCTCATAACGGCTATCCTATCACTTATTGCCATAGATTCCTCCTGATCATGCGTTACGTAGATTGTAGTTATTCCAAGCTCTTTTTGGATTCTTTTTATTTCTCCCCTAAGCCTTTCTCTTATTTTTGCATCGAGATTGGAAAGGGGTTCATCTAAAAGCAAAAGCTGGGGTTCTATCACCAAAGCCCTTGCCAGTGCAACTCTCTGCTGCTGACCGCCGCTCAGCTGCTCGGGGTAACGGTCTTCAAATCCCTTCAAACCCACAAGCTCAAGAGCCCATGAGACTCGTCTTTTAATCTCTTCCTTAGAGAGCTTTCTGAGCTTTAAACCGAAGGAGATGTTGTCATAAACCGTCATATGCGGAAAGAGAGCATAATCCTGAAAGACAATGCCTATGTTCCTTTCATATGGAGGAACATCGTTCATAACGGTATCATTAAAGTATATCTTCCCTTTGTCCGGCTTCTCAAAACCAGCTATTATTCTAAGTGTTGTTGTCTTTCCACAGCCACTCGGGCCGAGCAAGGTTAAAAACTCTCCCGGTTTTGCCTCTAGGGAAGGAATATCAAGCCTGAAACCCGCCTGCTTAAACTCTATGTCCTCAAGTCTTAACCTCACCATACCTCCTCACCCGTTCTCTCAATTAGAATAAAGGTTATTGTGCTGACCAGCATTAAAATAACGGACATTGCCGATGCCGGGCCGAACTGCCGCGAGCCTAAAAAGCGGTATATTGCAATTGTTATCGTCGTGTACTCGGGCTTATATATCATGTAGGTAGCTCCAAGCTCGGCTATGCTCATCGCAAAAGCAAATATCGCTCCCACTACTATGCCCCCAAAAGCGAGGGGAAGCTCAACTTTCAAGAATGCTTTGAGTTCGTTGGCTCCCAAGCTCATGGCGGCTTCCTTTAGGCTGGGCTTTATCTTCTTCAGCACCGTGGAGATTGCTCTTAGAACAAAGGGGTAGGCAATAATCGTGTGTGCAAAGACTATCAGATACCAGGTGCCTAAAAGGTTCAGAGGAGGTTTGTGGAAAGCCCTTATGTATCCTAAGCCAAGGGTTATTGCAGAAGAAGCCAAAGGCAGCATCACAAGAGCATCAAAGATGTTTTTGCCCCCAAATTCCCATCTGTACATTATGTAAGCAATGCTCAAGGCCAAAAGTACCGAAAAGATCACCGTAGAGAACCCAAAGAAAAGGGAATTTCTAATTGCCGTTATGCTGTTTGCGCCGAATATAGGGTTGTACTCCGGAGAGAAAACCCTTCTGTACCACTCAAGTGTAAACCTGCCCCCATAAGTAAACGAGTGGTAAACAACAGCTATTAGGGGAGATAAAATAAAAAGGAACACTACGCTGGAATAGACAGCTATTAATGCCCCTTTTATGCTCAAAAGTTCTCTCAGGGTCAGGGACACTGGCTTTCTAAATACTCTCTGCTCCTCCGCTTTTGCGTAAAGATCAAGGCTTTTTAGGTAGAGGTACATAAAAACAAAACTCAGCGAAATTTGGATTATGGCCAAAACTGCTCCCGTTTTGAAGTCTAAAAGGGTCATTATCGCCGTGAAGATATCAACTTCTATGGTCGCATACTGATACCCTCCGAGGATCAGAGGAATTGAAAAGCTCAAAAAGCAGAAGACAAAGGTCAGCATTGAAGAAGCAAATATCGCCGGCATGAGCATCGGCAATGTGACTTTTCTAAAGAGGGTAAATCCTCTTGCCCCCAAACTTAGAGCAGCTTCTTCGTAGTGGGGGTTTATACGTTGCCAAAGCGAGGAAACCATCCTCACGACCACGGGAAAATTGTAGAATGCGTGAGCCAAAATTATTGCCTTCCATGAGTAGAGAATTCCTGGATCCCTTCCAATCAGCTGTGCAATTACTCCAGATCGCCCAAATAGGAGTATAAAGCCCAAGGCAACCATGATGCTAGGCATTACAAAGGGAACCGTTAGAAGGGCTTTTAAAATTCCCTTGCCTGGGAAGTCATATTTTGCAAAGATATACGCCCCAGGTAACCCCAACAACAGTGTTAAGAGTGTAGAGGCAAGTGCCTGCCAAAAAGTGAAAAATACAACCCTTCTGTGATAGCTGTTTGAGATTACCTGGAGAATATACTTCAGCGTAATCCCGTTATCCCACAAACCCTCCTTTAATATGCTCATTAGAGGGAAATAAAAGAACATGAAGAGGAAAACAAGAGGTAGGAAAACTATGAAGTTTCTCCACTTCATTCTCATCGGATTTAATGAGTTATATGGTTTTATAAGTCTGTTGTCCAGTAGGCTAAACCAATATGCCTATCAGCTCCACCGTAATACAGCAAAATCTTGTTCTCGTGTTCCACCATGCCTTCAACAAAGACGACATTATTAACGTGGCCATAAAGCTCCCATTCATACTCCGGAACCATTAGTGGGGTTTCAGTCCTTGCAACAACCTTATCTGGGTATTCTTTATCGAAAATTACAACTCCCACTTTGTACTTTAACTTATCTCCATATCTGCCAGCGCTATTGTAAATCAAAGCTATTCCATAGCTAGTCTCAAACAAAGGTGGGCCAGGTTCAACCAGAACGTTATCGAAGTATCCTTCTCTTGGAGATAGCACAGGCTCTTTCATGTACTCCCAGTTGACCAAGTCCTTTGAAACTGCCATCCAGATATTTGAATCGCCAAAATACATCAAGTAGTTTCCCTTAAAATTGCCTTTTTCAAGCTTTTTTGGCAAGATTGCGCCGCTTTTTGTCCAACCTTTGATGTTGTTCTTTTTGTACTCAAAACCTTCAAAAATTGGCCCGTGTTTCTTCCATGTTAGCATATTCTTTGAGGTCGCCAGACACAACCTCGCTGTTTTACCATCGTAACCGGTGTAAGTCATATAGTACGTCTTACCAACCTTCACTATCCTTGGATCTTCAACACCAACACTTTCCCACTTGTATTCGGGTTCAATTATTGGTTCTGGATGTCTAAAAAAGTTAATGCCATCGTAACTTATTGCAAGCCCAATCCTGCCCGTCAGCTTATCTTCTTTGGATTCTGCTCTGTAAAGCATTACTATCCTGTCCTTCTCTTTAATAACCGCAGGATTGTAAGTGTTTCTTGAATCAAAACCTTCTCTAGAGGGAGACAAAATAGGCTGAGGAATCTTTTTTGGAGGCTTTATGTCAATTTTGTTCCCTTCTATTTTGATAATCTTTTCAAATATCTCGCTCTTCAAATCTAACAACCTCCTTCTCTTGAGATTCAATCAAGTATGCCTTCCTTCTAAACCTAACCAACGCTGAAACCTTAAAGTTTTTGGGCAATAAGGGGGAAACAGTTAGTTCTTTTTCAGCTTTAAGACCTAACAGAGCTGTGAGAAGTGCAAATACACTCGCAGCACTCCACGCCTGTGGGGCATTTGCCCTAGGGCATAATAGTGGATATTCACTCTCAAGACCACTGAAGAGTTCTGGAAGCTGAGAATTGGGAAGGAACTTTGCAGTTTTGAATATCGCCTCTGCAAGCATTCTTGCCTTTTCCTTTTCTCCAATTGATGCAAGTCCAATGGCAATTACTGCATTGTCGTGAGGCCATATGCTACCATTGTGATAGCTAAATGGGTTATAGGCCTTTTCCTTTGAGCTGAGTGTTCTAATTCCCCATCCAGAGAACATGTCCTCCTCAAATAACCTTTCAGCTATTTTTTCTTGATGCTCAGCTATTCCGGTAAATAAGAGATGCCCCATGTTGGAAGAGACCACCTTAGATGGAACGTTGTCTCCATCTAGAGCAAGAGCATAGAAGCCATCGCACCAGAAATCCTTGTTAAATCTCTTCTTTAGTTCTTCTGCTTCCTTTTTGAGCATTTTTGGATCCAGTGAAGTCAGACCAAGTGAAGCTGCATCCATAAGTGCCTTATAGGCATATCCCTGCACTTCTACCAAGGCAACAGGTGGTTTAGTAGGGGTGCCCTCCTCAGTTGGAATGCCTTCCTTCGAGTCCTTCCATCCTTGATTAGCCAAGAGTCCTCCCTTATACCTTATGTATCCCCCACCTTCATCAAGTCTCCTCAAAATCCATTCCACCGCAGCAGTCAGATTTGGTTTGAGCCTTTCTATTAGCTCCCTATCACCAGTCCACCGAAGGTATTCAGCGGCTAAAATAACGTAGAGAGGGGTTGCATCTACGGTTCCGTAATAAGGAGCAAAAGGCATTTTTCTCGAATGAGACAACTCACCAAACCTAAACTCGTGGGGAATCTTGCCGGGCTCTTCTTCATTAAGTGGATTAAACTTCTTTCCCTGAATCTTGGCAAAGAATTTTAAAGTGCCTTCGGCATACTGGGGATAATATGGAAGCAGAAACCACGATGTGATAATGCTGTCTCTTCCAAAAGGACATGCATAATACGGAATACCAGCAAATGGAACCATTCCATAGTTGGTGTACGCTGTCAAGGCAGTTAGATCCTCAATAGCCCGCTCAAAAACTCTATCAAGCCATGTTAAGTTCGTTGAGACAACATTTGGAAGCAAAAGAGGCTTTTCTGTCAAAAATATTTCAAGTCCTTCCTTCGAAATCTTGGGAATGAATTCAAGGTAGAGAGTCTCTTTCTCAAGGGGTTCTAGAGTAATCTCTGCAAATGCCAGTCCTTTTTCAGTTCTCATGTTTGTTTTGATCTTCAGATTTCTTTTGATTTTATCTTTTCCAGTATAGGAATACTCATTTTCGTCTCCAAGAGAGCTCTTGATCCTGCGTCTAATTTTTTGTCCTCCGAATTTTCTAACTTCAAAAATATCTTCTATTGGAACTTTAAAGGAGTACTCCACTCTAAGGTGCACCTTCCTCTTTGAGGTATTGTAGAACTGAAGTTCTTCTCTATATGCCCAGTTGTCCTTTATTTCTCGCTTTCTCAACAGAACTACTTCATCTTCTATGGAAAAATGAGAATATGCCTTTCTCGGGCCATCCTGAGAGCTTCCTATGAGCACGCTGTTCTTATCTAACTTGAGCTTCACTCCCTTTAGAAAGCGAGTGTCAAAGATATAAAAACCATCATAGCCATCTTTCATATCTCCATTTTGTCTCGTAACGGCAAAAGCCCCGTTATAAGAGAGAATAACTGACATCCCTCAACCTCCAAAGAATTGAGATTAAAGAGAAGTCAAAAAATTCTCAACTTCTTCCTTCTTTCTCAGATTTACCGCTTTGATACCCCACATTCTTGCTACGAACTCAATTTCCTCCGTGAAATCTCCAGGAACTGCTGAGAGATGATTTGCCCCCATTATATTTAGGAACTTCTCCTTGTCGAGGGGATTCCTTATTGCTGTATGAGGCCATTGTTTGCCCCATTTTAGCTTGGATTCGATTTCTTCAGTGATCTCAACCCCCTCTGCAAGGAAGTATAGGAGGTAGTACTCTCCTCCTTTTCTTATAAGCCTTGCAACGGTGAGCTTAGTTGGTGGAGTTCTATATGTTAATGCTCCTCCGCTTTTTCCTTGGCATTGGCCTTGTATGGTTGTTTCCTTGAGGTTTTCTTCGGGGTTTTCGCTGAGCTTTGCATAGTAAAGGGATGAGGCACCGCAGTTTGCTATCAGTACAAGCTCATCGTCAACGTACTTTATGTCACCAAAAAGCGGGGGTTTTCCACTCAAATAAAAGAGTAAAGCAGAGCTTATAGTCCCTTTCACGTCTCCTTCACATGTAGCTGGCACAACAGGTTTTTCTCCTTTTGCATCGGCATTAAACGGGAAGAGAGCTGGGATTAGACATGCGGTCACTCCATATATCTCACTAAGCTCCGGCTGGCATTTAATCGAAACAGCTACCGTTTCTTGTTCATATTCCTTCCAGATATCCTTTGCGGCGAGGTATATGGCTATCTGTCTCCTTAAAACCTCCGGAGTTAGCATTTTATTGTCATAATTAACCTTTGCCTTCTCATTCAGCCAGTCAAAGAACTCCTCAACACGAATACGCTCTTTTTCATCACTAATCATTGAATCTGCTCTCTTGATTATTGTGTACTGATCGAGGATCAAGAAGTCCCCTATAAACCTTTTTAATCTTGGAAGGTCGTCCATTAAATGCTCCATTCCAAGTGTATAAGGAGCTCCCCAGAGAAGTAAGGATTTTTTGGATAGCTTCGATACAGCCTCTGCAGCCCTTGCCCATGCTTTTACTTTCTCTACATCTCCCTTAAGCCTTACATGGTGTAGGGCATGATAGTTTACGGAGCTTTCCCATAGGGAAGCTCCAACAGAGGTTATACATGTACTCCCAGCCCAAGCTGGATCATCGTCGGCATAGAGAAGCAGAGGTTTGTTGGTTTCCTTTGCCAGCAACGTTACAAGATTGCTCTCCGTCCAGTGCCACAGGCCCAAGATAATTCCACTTATATCTCTGGAGCCTATCAATCTGGAAGCTTTAAGGACTTCCTCTTTATCATCAACTCCAAAGTTTTCTCCCCTTTCGAGGGCTTCATATTTCCCAAGAGCCTCATTAACGTCAAAAACTTCGAGGTTAGAGGACTTCAGTTCCTTTATAAGGTTTTTATGTTTTTCCAACAGGGCTTTTTCCCTCTCTACTGAAAGGGCAGTTTTCCTTGGATCTGTGAAAGTTATAACGGCTAGCACACAACACCACCTTGGCATTTGTTATGCATGAATTGTTTTTAAAATTTAAGGGAGGAGAAGAGGCCTAGAATATTGCTTTTCCTGTGGTTTTGTCGAAGATGTGAATCTTCTTCATATCAAACACAACATCAACCTCCACACCCTCCCTAACCCTAGACTCCGACCTAAAGGAGCCGACAAAAGTCACACCACCAACACGCAAATGCACAATCCTCTCACTACCCAAATTCTCCACAATCTCAACCACAGCCCTAACCAAATTCTCCCCAGGAACCCTCACCTGAGCAAACATCGCATCATACAAATCCTCCGGACGAATACCAAAGATTACCTCCCTACCAACATAACCCAACTCCCCCAAAACCTCAAACTGATCCGGAAGAAGCTTCAACCTAAACTCCCCAAAATCCACAAACCCATCCTCAGTAACAATAGCATCAAGAAAATTCATCGGCGGGCTTCCAATAAAACCAGCCACAAAAGTATTCGCAGGCTTATCATAAACCTCATCCGGCGAACCCACTTGTTGCAAAACACCCCGATTCATCACAGCAATCCTATCACCCATCGTCATAGCCTCAACCTGATCGTGGGTTACGTAAATCGTCGTCACACCAAGCTGCCTCTGCAACTTCTTCAGTTCAGCACGCATCCTAACCCTCAACTTAGCATCCAAATTACTCAAAGGCTCATCCATCAAAAACACCTGCGGCTTCCTAACAATCGCCCTACCCAACGCAACACGCTGCCTCTGCCCACCGCTTAATTCCCTCGGCTTCCTATTCAAAAGCTCCGTCAAACCGAGGAGCTCAGCAACCTCCCTAACACGCTGGTCAATCTCCTGCCTCGGAACCTTCCTGAGCTTCAACGGAAAAGCAATATTATCATAAACAGTCATATGCGGGTACAACGCATAACTCTGAAAAACCATCGCAATATCCCTATCCTTCGGCGGGACGAAAATTCCCTTCTCCGGGTCAGCAACCAGCCTATCACCAATGTAAATCTGCCCCCTACTCGGCTCCTCCAGCCCAGCAATCATCCTGAGCGTTGTTGTNTTCCCACAACCACTCGGGCCCAAAAGAATCATAAACTCCCCATCCTTAACCTCCAAACTCAACTCCCTAACAGCAGTAACCTCCCCAAACACCTTCCAAACATCTACAAGCCTAACACCAGCCATAAAAATCACCCCATAATGAATTTTATTTCAGTACTTTCATAATCTTCAATAACCGCAAACATGCCTCCAACCTTTACAACCCCGTTTTCAGTTTCGAGATGGATATTGTTAACGGCTTCCCTGAGAGAGAGTGTGTATCCTACAACCCTTCCGGTAAGGGTTTCTAATCTGCCTGACTCCAAGTTTTTTCCAGTTATCTCAGCATAGATGTTTCTGTTTTTTAAGTGATTTTTAACAAAGTCTACTGCATGAAACATAGCGAAGAATCTAATATCTTTTGGATTGCCGATAATCTCTTTTTCGAGTGTGGATTCCTTGAAAATTTCTATTATGAGACTGTATTGGGAGAATATTATCTCAGGATAAGTGGACTTAAATGAAGGAGGTCCAATAGAGTCAAAAGTGGCATTCTGAATTGTGACTACCTCTTTTCCATCAGTCATGCCTATTAAGTGGTTCAGCTTGTAGAACTGCCTAACAAAGAAATTCCCTTTCCCTTTGAACTCTGATAGATCCGGGATTTTGTCGATATAGAGGGACACCGTTACACCTCTCTCGAGAGTTTTGATCAAATCTTCTCTTATTGTTTCAAAGAATTCGCTTGGAGTAACTACTATAACCTCATTTTTAGCTGAATAGAGTGACTCTCTGAACATCTCAATGGCTTCGTCAAAACTCCTGCTCCTCCATATTGCAGGTCTCTGTTCTTCCTTTTTTACATTATTAAGCTCAATTTCGAGCTTTTTCATTATGTCTTCGAGTTCTTTTTTGAACCTGAAAAATGCTATTCTTGGTGAGTAGGCAGCGTATACCTTTGGTGTCCCTTCAATTTCAGTCACAAATCCTCTAAGTTTTAAGGAGGATATTGTATCATAGACCCTGTTGTATGGAATCCCGCTTTTTGTGGATATTTCCTTCGCAGTACTGGGCCCATAAACCAAGAGAGTCCAGTAAGTGAGGATTTCATACTTTGTAAATCCAATCTCACTCAAAGCATGTGAAATTTCTGGGGGAATCTCCATTACTGTCACCTAAAAATATATTGGAAGGAGGTTTAAAAAGAATTTAGTAAATCAAGATACCTCTCAAGATGCTTTGTTATTATGAAATTCTCTTTAATCCTTTCTTTGGCGTTTTTGCCCATTTCCTGTGCTACATCTTTGTGCTCGAGGAGATAAAGCGTTTTCTCAATGGCATCGTTAACATCCTTCACCAGGAAACCTGTTTTTCCATCCACTATCTGGAGTTTTATTCCTCCCACAGCTCTGCCTACCACTGGCTTTTCTTTCCACATTGCTTCGGTAACGGTCAACCCGAATCCTTCCCTAATGGACATCTGGAGAATCACATCGCTTGCCCTCTGGAAGGCATTTACCTCTCTTGCGTGAACTCCAGTAAGGTTTGTAAGCACTTTGATGTCGTAATCTTCTCCGATTTTTCTTAAGGTTTTCTCAAAGTATATCCAGCCTTCTGGGTCATCATGCGCCATTACACCAACTAGCAGGAGCTGAACTTCTGGTATCTTCTCCTTGACTTTTCTGTAAACGTCAATTACATCGAAGACTCCTTTCCATGGGTCAAAACGAGCTACCTGCGTGATTATCGGTCTCTCTGGATCTACATCAAACCTTTCTAAGGTTTTTAAGATTTCACTTTCACTTAGCTCCATGTTCTTTTCACTGAGAGGATCAATAGAGGGAGGCATTATAACGACTTTCTCTTGGTTTAGATCCTCTTGAACGTATTCTTCCATGTGGAAGATATATCTGTCATATTTCTCGACAAACTGCCTCAGAAACTTCCAAAACTCCAAGTTTGGATCACTTAGATCTATATGGCATCTCCAAATCCAAGGCTGCCTTTTCTCATAAAACTCTATAAGCGGTGCCGGTTGAGGATCGTGTATCAAGACGTAGTCAAATTGGGTCAGGTCAATGTCTTCTGCGTTCTTTTTGTTTATCTCTAAATAAAGCTTTTTCATTTCCTCAGTTAACCTAAGCTCCTTGTTTCCCTG comes from Thermococcus litoralis DSM 5473 and encodes:
- a CDS encoding thiamine ABC transporter substrate-binding protein codes for the protein MKRFAVILGLLLIATTLGCITQSQTSTESTVKEEQKLVIYSYDSFEYLASEVIPKFEEKYGVKVELQLIGDAGEVLNRLILEKDNPRADLVIGIDNSLLAKAIEAGILEPYKPENINLVPENLIFDPTFHLTPYDYGYIAINYREDMVQNPPKSLEDLTKPEWKGKLVIEDPRTSSPGAAFLLWTIAVYGDDGYLYYWEKLKENDVHIVKGWTEAWTAFMNGEFPLVLSYATSPAATVYYDNITYVKAIAFEEGNYMQIEGAGIVKGAKNKELAKKFIEFMLTEDFQSAIPTNQWMYPVNPNVELPEVFKYALQPEEIKPVTLDPEYVKENFERWIKEWTALMVEGKSPEEIISSRG
- a CDS encoding ABC transporter ATP-binding protein; protein product: MVRLRLEDIEFKQAGFRLDIPSLEAKPGEFLTLLGPSGCGKTTTLRIIAGFEKPDKGKIYFNDTVMNDVPPYERNIGIVFQDYALFPHMTVYDNISFGLKLRKLSKEEIKRRVSWALELVGLKGFEDRYPEQLSGGQQQRVALARALVIEPQLLLLDEPLSNLDAKIRERLRGEIKRIQKELGITTIYVTHDQEESMAISDRIAVMSVGKIEQIGNPLDLYYNPKNEFVARFLGLSNILEVNAEEGKAYVGNLCFEVKTEGRVKIFFRPESVYIEEGDMGEIVDYELLPGRIRLKIDVEGKIIIAERFLDEIPFSIEKIPKKVGIKVKSFSILSSSP
- a CDS encoding ABC transporter permease is translated as MKWRNFIVFLPLVFLFMFFYFPLMSILKEGLWDNGITLKYILQVISNSYHRRVVFFTFWQALASTLLTLLLGLPGAYIFAKYDFPGKGILKALLTVPFVMPSIMVALGFILLFGRSGVIAQLIGRDPGILYSWKAIILAHAFYNFPVVVRMVSSLWQRINPHYEEAALSLGARGFTLFRKVTLPMLMPAIFASSMLTFVFCFLSFSIPLILGGYQYATIEVDIFTAIMTLLDFKTGAVLAIIQISLSFVFMYLYLKSLDLYAKAEEQRVFRKPVSLTLRELLSIKGALIAVYSSVVFLFILSPLIAVVYHSFTYGGRFTLEWYRRVFSPEYNPIFGANSITAIRNSLFFGFSTVIFSVLLALSIAYIMYRWEFGGKNIFDALVMLPLASSAITLGLGYIRAFHKPPLNLLGTWYLIVFAHTIIAYPFVLRAISTVLKKIKPSLKEAAMSLGANELKAFLKVELPLAFGGIVVGAIFAFAMSIAELGATYMIYKPEYTTITIAIYRFLGSRQFGPASAMSVILMLVSTITFILIERTGEEVW
- a CDS encoding glycoside hydrolase family 130 protein, whose translation is MKSEIFEKIIKIEGNKIDIKPPKKIPQPILSPSREGFDSRNTYNPAVIKEKDRIVMLYRAESKEDKLTGRIGLAISYDGINFFRHPEPIIEPEYKWESVGVEDPRIVKVGKTYYMTYTGYDGKTARLCLATSKNMLTWKKHGPIFEGFEYKKNNIKGWTKSGAILPKKLEKGNFKGNYLMYFGDSNIWMAVSKDLVNWEYMKEPVLSPREGYFDNVLVEPGPPLFETSYGIALIYNSAGRYGDKLKYKVGVVIFDKEYPDKVVARTETPLMVPEYEWELYGHVNNVVFVEGMVEHENKILLYYGGADRHIGLAYWTTDL
- a CDS encoding amylo-alpha-1,6-glucosidase, whose amino-acid sequence is MSVILSYNGAFAVTRQNGDMKDGYDGFYIFDTRFLKGVKLKLDKNSVLIGSSQDGPRKAYSHFSIEDEVVLLRKREIKDNWAYREELQFYNTSKRKVHLRVEYSFKVPIEDIFEVRKFGGQKIRRRIKSSLGDENEYSYTGKDKIKRNLKIKTNMRTEKGLAFAEITLEPLEKETLYLEFIPKISKEGLEIFLTEKPLLLPNVVSTNLTWLDRVFERAIEDLTALTAYTNYGMVPFAGIPYYACPFGRDSIITSWFLLPYYPQYAEGTLKFFAKIQGKKFNPLNEEEPGKIPHEFRFGELSHSRKMPFAPYYGTVDATPLYVILAAEYLRWTGDRELIERLKPNLTAAVEWILRRLDEGGGYIRYKGGLLANQGWKDSKEGIPTEEGTPTKPPVALVEVQGYAYKALMDAASLGLTSLDPKMLKKEAEELKKRFNKDFWCDGFYALALDGDNVPSKVVSSNMGHLLFTGIAEHQEKIAERLFEEDMFSGWGIRTLSSKEKAYNPFSYHNGSIWPHDNAVIAIGLASIGEKEKARMLAEAIFKTAKFLPNSQLPELFSGLESEYPLLCPRANAPQAWSAASVFALLTALLGLKAEKELTVSPLLPKNFKVSALVRFRRKAYLIESQEKEVVRFEERDI
- a CDS encoding L-fucose/L-arabinose isomerase family protein; translated protein: MLAVITFTDPRKTALSVEREKALLEKHKNLIKELKSSNLEVFDVNEALGKYEALERGENFGVDDKEEVLKASRLIGSRDISGIILGLWHWTESNLVTLLAKETNKPLLLYADDDPAWAGSTCITSVGASLWESSVNYHALHHVRLKGDVEKVKAWARAAEAVSKLSKKSLLLWGAPYTLGMEHLMDDLPRLKRFIGDFLILDQYTIIKRADSMISDEKERIRVEEFFDWLNEKAKVNYDNKMLTPEVLRRQIAIYLAAKDIWKEYEQETVAVSIKCQPELSEIYGVTACLIPALFPFNADAKGEKPVVPATCEGDVKGTISSALLFYLSGKPPLFGDIKYVDDELVLIANCGASSLYYAKLSENPEENLKETTIQGQCQGKSGGALTYRTPPTKLTVARLIRKGGEYYLLYFLAEGVEITEEIESKLKWGKQWPHTAIRNPLDKEKFLNIMGANHLSAVPGDFTEEIEFVARMWGIKAVNLRKKEEVENFLTSL
- a CDS encoding ABC transporter ATP-binding protein, with the translated sequence MAGVRLVDVWKVFGEVTAVRELSLEVKDGEFMILLGPSGCGXTTTLRMIAGLEEPSRGQIYIGDRLVADPEKGIFVPPKDRDIAMVFQSYALYPHMTVYDNIAFPLKLRKVPRQEIDQRVREVAELLGLTELLNRKPRELSGGQRQRVALGRAIVRKPQVFLMDEPLSNLDAKLRVRMRAELKKLQRQLGVTTIYVTHDQVEAMTMGDRIAVMNRGVLQQVGSPDEVYDKPANTFVAGFIGSPPMNFLDAIVTEDGFVDFGEFRLKLLPDQFEVLGELGYVGREVIFGIRPEDLYDAMFAQVRVPGENLVRAVVEIVENLGSERIVHLRVGGVTFVGSFRSESRVREGVEVDVVFDMKKIHIFDKTTGKAIF
- the trmB gene encoding HTH-type sugar-sensing transcriptional regulator TrmB, which gives rise to MEIPPEISHALSEIGFTKYEILTYWTLLVYGPSTAKEISTKSGIPYNRVYDTISSLKLRGFVTEIEGTPKVYAAYSPRIAFFRFKKELEDIMKKLEIELNNVKKEEQRPAIWRSRSFDEAIEMFRESLYSAKNEVIVVTPSEFFETIREDLIKTLERGVTVSLYIDKIPDLSEFKGKGNFFVRQFYKLNHLIGMTDGKEVVTIQNATFDSIGPPSFKSTYPEIIFSQYSLIIEIFKESTLEKEIIGNPKDIRFFAMFHAVDFVKNHLKNRNIYAEITGKNLESGRLETLTGRVVGYTLSLREAVNNIHLETENGVVKVGGMFAVIEDYESTEIKFIMG
- the treT gene encoding trehalose synthase, which encodes MYEVTKFGGEGKRLEDYREIIGDEALEAIKAKAENLKDKSFVHVNSTSFGGGVAEILHNLVPLMRDVGIDARWFVIEGTNEFFNVTKSFHNALQGNKELRLTEEMKKLYLEINKKNAEDIDLTQFDYVLIHDPQPAPLIEFYEKRQPWIWRCHIDLSDPNLEFWKFLRQFVEKYDRYIFHMEEYVQEDLNQEKVVIMPPSIDPLSEKNMELSESEILKTLERFDVDPERPIITQVARFDPWKGVFDVIDVYRKVKEKIPEVQLLLVGVMAHDDPEGWIYFEKTLRKIGEDYDIKVLTNLTGVHAREVNAFQRASDVILQMSIREGFGLTVTEAMWKEKPVVGRAVGGIKLQIVDGKTGFLVKDVNDAIEKTLYLLEHKDVAQEMGKNAKERIKENFIITKHLERYLDLLNSF